Proteins from a genomic interval of Maniola jurtina chromosome 8, ilManJurt1.1, whole genome shotgun sequence:
- the LOC123867465 gene encoding uncharacterized protein C15orf61 isoform X1 produces the protein MILCLGLFRRRNIIPLSLAYFSSKPTSSEVLTAYLTQCNEPPWTSYFVKYRSVKNDQFGMSNFNWKVGKSNYQILRTGCYPYIKYHCSRKPAENLEASDKFMRVIKVINLGIPCLLYGLAATRLIRHTEVVHTSKGPVTIYFLLPEDKGSLY, from the exons atgatattatgtttagGTTTATTTAGAAGAAGAAACATTATTCCACTTTCCTTAGCTTACTTCTCATCTAAACCTACATCTTCAGAAGTATTGACAGCTTATTTAACACAGTGTAATGAGCCTCCTTGGACTTCCTATTTTGTTAAG TATAGAAGTGTAAAAAATGATCAATTTGGCATGTCGAATTTCAACTGGAAAGTTGGAAAGTCAAACTATCAAATATTAAGAACTGGATGCTACCCGTACATCAAATACCATTGTTCCAGGAAACCTGCAGAAAACTTGGAAGCATCTGATAAATTTATGAGAGTTATTAAAGTCATTAATTTAG GTATTCCTTGTCTGCTCTATGGTCTTGCAGCTACACGGTTGATTCGACATACAGAGGTTGTGCACACATCCAAAGGACctgttactatttattttttgttaccaGAAGATAAGGGATCGCTTTATTAA
- the LOC123867465 gene encoding uncharacterized protein C15orf61 homolog isoform X2, with amino-acid sequence MSLLGLPILLRSVKNDQFGMSNFNWKVGKSNYQILRTGCYPYIKYHCSRKPAENLEASDKFMRVIKVINLGIPCLLYGLAATRLIRHTEVVHTSKGPVTIYFLLPEDKGSLY; translated from the exons ATGAGCCTCCTTGGACTTCCTATTTTGTTAAG AAGTGTAAAAAATGATCAATTTGGCATGTCGAATTTCAACTGGAAAGTTGGAAAGTCAAACTATCAAATATTAAGAACTGGATGCTACCCGTACATCAAATACCATTGTTCCAGGAAACCTGCAGAAAACTTGGAAGCATCTGATAAATTTATGAGAGTTATTAAAGTCATTAATTTAG GTATTCCTTGTCTGCTCTATGGTCTTGCAGCTACACGGTTGATTCGACATACAGAGGTTGTGCACACATCCAAAGGACctgttactatttattttttgttaccaGAAGATAAGGGATCGCTTTATTAA
- the LOC123867465 gene encoding uncharacterized protein C15orf61 homolog isoform X3 → MSLLGLPILLRKPAENLEASDKFMRVIKVINLGIPCLLYGLAATRLIRHTEVVHTSKGPVTIYFLLPEDKGSLY, encoded by the exons ATGAGCCTCCTTGGACTTCCTATTTTGTTAAG GAAACCTGCAGAAAACTTGGAAGCATCTGATAAATTTATGAGAGTTATTAAAGTCATTAATTTAG GTATTCCTTGTCTGCTCTATGGTCTTGCAGCTACACGGTTGATTCGACATACAGAGGTTGTGCACACATCCAAAGGACctgttactatttattttttgttaccaGAAGATAAGGGATCGCTTTATTAA
- the LOC123867451 gene encoding odorant receptor 13a-like: MFIYHGVATKDYSFATESFCYFITLFAVPIVNTSFLVNRGKLVELLYAMDKDFQYICNLESKYRNTFLKGQLLIWQLCISWFGFTLTIAVMYFSRTLAILLYQSLFATQTEHLIRPLMFPFWLPNDDPFRTPNYEVFLSLQIFISAIIVPQVFCVYVYILFHIFLHYYYLMSMIIYDCEVLFNDLDPGVVGLSKYDPRRIEVQSVLNSRMRRIVEWHNLVIKSIETVSSVCGPPLVYQVMISSVPICLMAYQVADSLDHGKFNVIFAIHCVANCLQLWIPCYLGTLFKDKAFAVGDALWSSGWHATPLGRLLRNDITLVIMRTQQPLTIKFTGLPNLDLETFCSIMSTAYSYFNLLRQYSSDNN; encoded by the exons ATGTTCATTTACCACGGGGTTGCTACGAAGGATTATTCATTTGCCACTGAATCTTTttgctattttattactttgtttgCAGTCCCCATTGTTAACACAAGTTTTCTTGTCAATAGAGGAAAGCTTGTGGAGCTGCTGTATGCAATGGATAAGGATTTTCAGTATATTTGCAATTTGGAGTCAAAGTACAG AAACACTTTTCTCAAAGGACAACTGCTGATATGGCAACTGTGTATATCGTGGTTTGGTTTCACCCTGACGATTGCCGTTATGTATTTCTCCAGAACATTAGCAATCCTTTTGTATCAAAGCTTATTTGCGACTCAAACTGAACACCTCATAAGGCCTCTGATGTTTCCTTTTTGGCTTCCGAACGACGATCCTTTTCGTACTCCTAACTACGAAGTGTTTCTTTCTCTTCAAATATTCATCAGTGCGATAATTGTCCCACAGGTATTCTGCG tttatgTTTACATCCTATTTCATATTTTCCTGCATTACTATTACTTGATGAGTATGATAATCTACGACTGCGAAGTACTTTTCAATGACCTCGACCCCGGCGTGGTGGGACTCTCCAAATATGACCCTCGTCGAATCGAAGTGCAATCTGTGCTTAACAGTAGAATGAGAAGAATTGTTGAATGGCATAATTTGGTTATTAA ATCTATCGAAACAGTTTCGTCAGTCTGCGGTCCCCCATTAGTCTACCAAGTAATGATCAGCTCAGTACCCATTTGCTTGATGGCCTACCAAGTAGCTGAC TCGTTGGACCATGGGAAATTCAATGTCATCTTTGCAATCCATTGCGTTGCAAATTGCTTGCAGCTTTGGATACCCTGTTACCTCGGGACTCTATTTAAAGACAAA GCCTTCGCCGTGGGCGATGCGCTTTGGAGCAGTGGCTGGCACGCGACGCCGCTGGGCCGTCTGCTGCGCAATGACATCACGCTGGTCATCATGCGCACGCAACAGCCCCTCACCATCAAGTTCACGGGCTTGCCCAATCTCGATCTAGAAACTTTCTGCTCG ATAATGAGCACAGCGTACTCGTATTTCAACTTACTGCGCCAGTATAGTAGCGATAATAACTAG
- the LOC123867467 gene encoding odorant receptor 13a-like — protein MTTKILKNFFTKSDFDRDCPSDGIFEYHPQIRVFLILNGIFFHNADSYIRFVWPLLVNSLALVGTGFELIFIYHGIATNDYAFATESFCYFITLFIIPVINTSLLVNRRKLMDLLYSMDRDFQYVYSLGSKYRNTFLKGQLLIWQLCILWFVFILMISFMYFSRTLAVLLYQSLFATQTEHLIRPLISPFWLPYDDPYRTPNYEVFLTLQIISSAIVIPQAFCVYIYILFHILLHYYYMMSMIIYDCEVLFNDLDHGVVELSKYDPRRIEVQFVLNGRMRRIVKWHNLVIRSIEKVSSIFGPPLVYQVMFSSLLICLTTYQVADSLDHGNLNVIFVMYSVATCVQLWIPCYLGTLFRDKAFAVGDALWSSGWHATPLGRLLRNDITLVIMRTQQPLTIKFTGLPNLDLETFCSIMTSAYSYFNLLRRYSRDNT, from the exons ATGACGACAAAAATTCTTAAGAATTTTTTCACTAAGAGCGATTTTGACCGCGACTGTCCCAGTGACGGTATTTTCGAATATCACCCGCAGATCAGAGTATTTCTTATATTGAACGGAATTTTCTTTCATAACGCCGATTCTTATATcag ATTCGTTTGGCCTCTGTTAGTTAACTCATTGGCATTAGTAGGGACGGGTTTtgaattgatatttatttaccaCGGAATTGCTACAAATGATTATGCATTTGCCACTGAATCATTttgctattttattactttattcatAATTCCCGTTATTAACACAAGTTTACTTGTTAATAGAAGAAAGCTAATGGACCTCCTATATTCCATGGACAGGGACTTTCAGTATGTTTACAGTTTGGGGTCAAAGTACAG AAACACCTTTCTCAAAGGACAACTGCTGATATGGCAACTGTGTATATTGTGGTTTGTTTTCATCTTGATGATCTCCTTTATGTATTTCTCCAGGACATTAGCAGTCCTTCTGTATCAAAGTTTATTTGCGACTCAAACTGAACACCTCATTAGACCTCTGATATCTCCTTTTTGGCTTCCGTATGACGACCCTTATCGTACTCCTAACTACGAAGTGTTTTTGACTCTTCAAATTATCAGCAGTGCGATAGTTATCCCACAGGCATTCTGCG TTTATATTTACATCCTATTTCATATTTTGCTGCATTACTATTACATGATGAGTATGATAATCTACGACTGCGAAGTACTTTTCAATGACCTCGACCACGGCGTGGTGGAACTCTCCAAATATGACCCTCGTCGAATCGAAGTGCAATTTGTGCTTAACGGTAGAATGAGGAGAATTGTTAAATGGCACAATTTGGTTATTAG ATCTATCGAAAAAGTTTCGTCAATCTTCGGTCCTCCACTAGTCTACCAAGTGATGTTCAGCTCACTTCTAATTTGCTTGACGACCTACCAAGTAGCTGAT TCGTTGGACCATGGGAATTTAAACGTCATCTTTGTAATGTATTCCGTTGCAACTTGCGTGCAGCTTTGGATACCGTGCTATCTCGGGACACTGTTTAGAGACAAA GCCTTCGCTGTGGGCGATGCGCTTTGGAGCAGCGGCTGGCACGCGACGCCGCTGGGCCGACTGCTGCGCAATGACATCACGCTGGTCATCATGCGCACGCAACAGCCCCTCACCATCAAGTTCACGGGCTTGCCCAATCTCGATCTAGAAACTTTCTGCTCG ATAATGACCTCAGCATACTCGTATTTCAACTTACTGCGCCGGTATAGTAGAGATAATACGTAG